One Comamonas odontotermitis genomic window, AACAGGGGGCGAGGACGCTCACCTCCTCTCAGCACGGCAAAGACAGCAGTGCTCAGCGGCAGCAAGCCGACGAAGACGATGGAGTGCGCCGAGGTGACGTGCTGCAATGCCATTGCCGTCAACAGCGGAAAACCCACCACACCGCCAATGGCAGTCAGAATCAAAGAGAACAGATCTTCCCTACGCGGCCTGGCTTGACGCAACAGGACCAGCAGAGCCAGCGCAAGCCCCCCCGCGATCGTCGCCCGCGCAGCTGTCAGGAAAATCGGATCGAAATCTGCAACCGCCACCCGCGTTGCAGGCAGAGAGCCTGCAAAAATCGCCACACCCATCAGGCCATTCACCCAGCCCTTTGTCATTTTGTCCATCAAACACTCCTTGCTAGGTCTCCAGTAGAGCATTGGCAAGCTAGTTGATTCCATGGACAATACAGCACAATACAAACAAACTGTACTGGTATATTTTCCGTACAGATCAGTGATATGGCACGCAACAACACCCGAATTCATGCCGTGATGCACGAGATTCAGTCGCGCATCGCAGCTCGTATCTATGTGCCGGGCACACGCCTGCCATCGGTGCGCTCCCAGGCACAGGTCATGGGTCTGTCGGTATCCACCATAGTCGAAGCCTATGAGCGACTGATGGCAGAAGGCGTCGTCACCTCTCGCCCAGGCTCGGGCTTCTATGTGGAAGGACCGGCCGCCCCTCTGGCGCTGACGGAGATCGGTCCCAAGCTGGATCGTGCCGTCGATCCACTCTGGGTATCACGACAGACACTCGAAGCTGGCGCTGCCATGCTGCGCCCCGGTTGCGGCTGGCTGCCACCCAACTGGCTTTACGAGAGCGGAATGCGGCGGGCCCTGCGCACGCTGGCTCGGGCTGATACCTTGGAGCTCTCAGAATATGCATCCCCCCAGGGACAGTTGCCGCTGCGCCAATTGCTTTCGAGGCGCATGCTGGCCCATGATATTGAAGCGCCGCCTCAGCAGATCATGCTCGCCGAATCGGGTACCCAAGCAATAGACCTCATCTGCCGCTTCCTGCTGGAACCCGGCGATACCGTGCTGGTGGATGACCCTTGCTACTTCAATTTTCACGCCCTTCTCAAGGCCCACCGGGTACACGTGGTTGGGGTGGCTTATACACCGCAAGGTCCGGACATCGAGAAGTTCGAGGCAGCACTGCAAGCGCATGCACCTCGTCTCTACATCACCAATTCCGGCATACACAATCCCACCGGAGCGACGCTGTCAGCAGTCACCGCCCACCGGCTACTCAAGCTTGCCGAACGCGCTGGCCTGATCATCATTGAGGATGACATTTTTGCGGATTTCGAGGACAGCCCTGCACCGAGGCTGGCCGCACTGGATGGCCTCGCCCGCGTCATACACATCGGCAGCTTTTCCAAAACCCTGTCGGCCTCGCTGCGCTGCGGCTTTGTGGCGGCGCGCCCCGACTGGATAGACAGCCTGGTTGACCTGAAGATCGCCACCAGCTTTGCAGGAGGCAGGCTGGCCGCCGACGTCACTCATATCGCATTGACGGACAGCGGCTACCGCAAACATATGGATACCCTGCGCACCCATTTGGCCCAGGCCATGCATGCCACACGTTCGCAGCTGGCCAAGCTCGGGATTGAGCCCTGGCATATTCCCAAAGCGGGCATGTTCATCTGGTGCCGTTTGCCCGATGGCGTAGACTCCGCGGCCCTGGCCCGCCGCTGCCTGCAAGAACAGGTTGTGCTGGCGCCTGGCAACGCCTTCAGCCCCAGCCAGAACGCAGGTAGTTTTCTACGCTTCAACGTGGCGCAATCGACGGATGAGCGCGTATTCAGCGTACTGGCACGTGCATTGCACGAAGAACAGGCAACAGCCTCTCGTCAATAAAACGCGCCAAGCAGTTGATGGAAGCGAATGCGCTCCGTATCAGCCGCCTGCAACTTCACCCACCATCGCGCAAAAAGGCATGCCAACTGGCAGGAAAGACAGCTCCGCCGCCTGGACCAAGGAAGATCGATCCATAGAAATCGAGGTATCCGTTGTCATATCAGGTCGGCAGCATAAGCTGCGTCGGCACCTGTGCACTCCGTCATCTCCCGCTGATCGCGCCCGATCCTACCTGGAGACATAGTGCCCACCCCGAATGGCACAAACACGCCCCCAAGCCAGCAGTACGGCAACGATTGCCAGTGTCTGAGCGCCGAGAAGACTAACTCATGGGAGGGCACAGAATCTGCGCCCCCGGTCTTCAGACAAGAGCCTTGCAAGCAGAAATCAAATTCCGGCCTGGGTCAAGGCCACCGGTCTGGACACAATGGGTGACTTGTCCAGAGTCTGCTGCACGATATCCCCTATCATGGTTGCGGTGACTGCAGACAGAGTCCAGCCCAGATGCCCATGGCCCGTGTTATAGAAGACACAGGGCTTCTTGCCTCGCCCTACGCGCGGCAGCATGTTCGGCATCATTGGACGCAGCCCTGCCCAGGGCACGACACTACGGGTGCTGACACCCGGAAAGCATGCCTGCACCCAATCGATCAGCGGGCGAATTCGGTCGGCGCGAATGTCTTTGTTGTATCCGTTGAACTCTGCAGTACCAGCCACACGAAAACGATCATCTCCCAATCGGCTGGTGACCAACTTGGTCTCGTCATCCAACAGGCTGACCAGCGGAGCCGAGGCCTGGCTGTCTTTATCCAGTAAATTGACCGTGATCGAATAGCCTTTGACGGGGTAGATGTTGACCCGGTCTCCCAATGAGGCCGCCAGCGCGCGACTGGCCGTGCCAGCGCAGACGACAATCCCGTCAAAAGCCGTGGTAACAGGGCCATCTGCCTGCTGCACGGTCACGCTGGCCTGACCGCCATTGGCCGCCACAGACAACACCTGCTGGCCGTACAGGCAATTCACGCCCATGCGAGAGCAGGCTGCAGCCAGACCGCTTGTGAACTTGTGGATGTCACCTGTCGAATCGCTCTCGGTGAAGTAGCCCCCATAAAAGGACCCTGACAAGGTTGGCTCGATGGCCCGCATTTCCTGCGGCGTTACCGCGCGTCGTTCCAGACCACCTTGTGCGAGCAGCCTGGAGACCTTGCCCGCATGTTCGAAGCCCGCCTGGTTGCGGTAGATATGGAGAATCCCCTTCTGTTTCAGGTCAAAATCGATGCCCTCTTCCGCAGCCCATGCAAAGAGGTGTTCCCGAGCCGCAATGGCCAGCCGCGCCGTTTCAACCGTGTTGCGCTGGTAATGCGGAATGGCCGCCAGGAACTCGCAGAACCACGAAAGCTTGTGCCAACTCGGCTTTGGATTGATCAGCAACGGAGCATCGCTCTTGAGCATCCATCGAAGACCCTTGAGAATGGTTGACGTGTGGTTCCAGACTTCTGCATTGGAAGCGGAAAGTTGTCCCCCATTGGCGAATGAGGTTTCCATCGCGGCATACCGCTGCTTCTCGAACAAGGTAACAGAAAAACCTCGTTTGGCCAGAGCGTAGGCGGTGGTCACGCCCGTAATACCGCCACCGATAACGGCGATTGTTTTCATGATGAATCAGGTCCTGAAACGTCGAGGGGTGGAGCCCGGGCGCAATATGCACACCGGACGCCCCCTCTGTTCTGGACCTGAGAGATTCACGAACCACCGCAACAGAGCGACGATCGCTTGCTCCTTCGGTATGCCCGCGGACGATGGCGCGGGACATTCTTCAGAGTGAATGAATGAGTGGTACCGATCCTTTTGCCTGAGAGTTTCCGGGGCGGTTGCTCCTTCGGCGCCGCGTGCCATCTTCGATGCACGCAGTCTCTCTCGACACCACTTGGCTGAAAGCCTGGAGACGAAATTTAGAGTTATCTCCAGGGTTTGAATATACGCGTTTTCCAGAAGGGCCCGGCCAGCTTGCCGTACAAAGCGCCTTCTTTTTCATCCGACGCGGGGACTGCTTCATTCGACACCCATGCCCTCGTTGCCGAACGCATGGATCTTTCAAACTCAGGCCATTATCCCGAAAAAAGAGCCAATCTACGAAGTAAAAGCACCCAAAAAAAACCCCTGAATGCGAACACTCAGGGGTTTGATTCTTGGCGGAAACGGAGTCCTCCAAGATAGCGTTTAATCGAGTTCAATATAGTTCAATAGCCAATTGATTTTTATTGATTTTTTTATCAGCGATTGTTCATTTCAGTCCAACAACGTTTCGTTGAATCCAGCACTCTATGTGGGCATAATGTGGGACAGATCTATTGCAAAATCTCCCCATGCCCAAGATTGCCAAACAACTCTCTGACCGTGCCGTGGCGGCCCTCAAGACAGAGGGCCGCCACGCTGTAGGCGGTGTTGCAGGTTTACACCTCCGTATCTCTGCTGGTCACCGCGGCTGGGTACTTCGTGTCAAAGTTGGAGATGCCCGAAAAGACATCGGACTTGGCGCCTATCCTATCGTGGGTCTAGCAGAAGCCAGAGAACGTGCCTGGAAGGTTCATGAGAGTATTCGCGAAGGTCGGGATCCAGTCGCGCCTCGTCGCCAGCAGCGCCAAGCACTTTTGGCACAGGCCTCAACAGAGAAGACATTCCGCTGGTGCACAGAAGAGTTTCTCAAGGCCAAATCATCAGAGTGGAAAAACGCCAAGCATCGCCAGCAATGGGAAAACACGCTGGAGAACTATGCAATGCCATACCTAGGGAAACTTTCCGTTTCCCTGATCGATCTGCCGCACGTACTCACGTGCCTCGAACCCATCTGGAGCACCAAGAACGAAACTGCCAGTCGTTTGCGTGGCCGCATTGAATCTATTCTTGATTGGGCAACAGTGCGCAAATACCGAGCGGGTGACAATCCCGCGCGTTGGAAAGGCCACCTCGACAAGGTGCTAGCCGCTCCATCGAAGATTCAGAAGGTAGAACATCATCGCGCTTTGGCTGTGGATGATATGCCCCCATTCATTGCCACGCTCAGAACTCACCCCGGCATCGCAGCAAGGGCTCTAGAATTCGCCATTTTGACAGCGGCGCGGTCCGGCGAAGTTAGAGGAGCTATTTGGGGAGAAGTCGACTTTAAGAACGCAATTTGGACTATTCCAGCTGAACGGATGAAGGCAGGAGCCGAACATCGTGTACCGCTATCTACATCTGCGCTCAAACTGCTCCAATCCCTCCCTCGTGTTGCTGATTTGGAACTATTGTTTCCCGGAACCAAAGGGCAAGTTCTCTCTGATATGACAATGACTGCGGTCATGCGACGCATGAATGTAGCGGCAGTACCTCATGGATTTCGCTCTACCTTTAGAGATTGGGCAGGGGAAAAGACCAATTTTCCAAGAGAATTGGCTGAGCAGGCTTTAGCACATACGCTGGAAAGTAAAGTTGAGGCTGCATATCGCCGAGGTGATGCGCTGGATAAACGTCGTGGCATGATGAATTCTTGGGCAGATTTTATTGAAGGCAAGCAGCCTCCAACCGCCTAAACTCTCCTTCCCAGTTGCCTCATGAGCCTTGCGAATCAATTCACGAAGCTAGAAGCTCTTGCCCAAGAGCTAGAAAACTCAGCGACTCAACTGTTGGACTTTGCCCTCCAAAACGGCATCCATCCTGTGGTAGCCATTGAACCCAACTGGCGAATAGGACTCGTGTGCTTTTCTGCGCTGTCCAACAGGGACGAACTCTCCAGCCCTTTACTGCCTAAAACAAAGATCTACCCAGTCGAAGATGTGGAGTGTATCCAGCTAAGCCACAATGACTACACAAAATTGCGAGATGATGGAATTATCCAGATCAAAGTCTTCGATATTATTCATTTAGGGGGAGTAGGTAAAAAAACCTGGGTTATACAGACAGCTCGTCAAAGGCAAAAGGCACATGGCTTAGATCATTGGCAAACCGAATCTTTTGACAAACCTCTCGCTCCTCCTATTTTATTCCCTTGCTTTACCATTATCGACAGCCAGGGTGCTCGATGGGATGACCTGACCATTGAAGATTTTCGACGTCATGCTGGTATTCTTGTTCGACTTGGCAACCTACGTTTGCAACCAGCCGATGAAGCTAGGCTCCGTGATCTGCTAAGTCAACCACAGGCCCCCACCAAAGCGCCGACACAAATGCCCGTCACCGGAGATCACATATCTCCTCAGCTAGGTCAATTGCTTCAAGTTTTCAATGAATTGCAAATCTGGATTGAAGAGAGACAGCAAGAGAATCCTCCCTTGCATTCGGATGAGGTCAAGACGTGGCTGCATCAACAGCTAAAATCCAAAAATTCAACTGACTGGAAAAGTCCAAAACTGCGTGACATCGCAATCAAGCTGATATACCCGCCCCAGGATGGTCAGAGGACCAAAAAGCGCAAGGCTTATAAAGATGGGCTGCCTGTCGTCTTGGATCACCTTGTCAAACAACTGCAGGAAGATCTTTCCCACGTTAGGCAGTTCAAGACTAGCAGCGATTATGAGAGCTGGCTTGTCAAGCTACAGATCAAGGAATCTCCAGTCGCTGGCAAACTTGGCCAATTGATTACAGAAACTGACGCAAAGTCCATCTCCACCATCATTCGCCTGACGCCGTCTCAGCGAGGCGGCCGCAGGTAAAGCCAGGTAGGCTCCCTCCCAGAACATCTTCTCCTCAATGGCTTAGTTCAAGTCATTGATAGGCCCGCTCTAGCCGCATCGCCCCCCCCCCAACCGACCGTCAGATTGCTTGTTTGTCTAGCTCTTCTTATGCCAAAAACCGCGTTTTGGGGATCGGTTGTAGCCGCTTTTGCGTGGCGACGTAGCCAAAGTAGCCAGTAGCCCGGAGAGTTCGCCACACAAAACCTCCTAGTGTTTGCCTGTTTTTGTCCTTGCACAAACCCAGCAAAAAATCACGTAGGGTCAATCACTTATCGATGACGCGCTCTCAGCCACAAGGACAACAAGCAAAGAGTGCAATCGACTGGCATTTGGAGCCCCAGCAGCATGAAGCCTTCCTCCATTCACCAAGAAAGGTTTCGTATGCAATCCCCCAATCACACCGAATTTGCGCCCAATGCGGCGTGCCGCTTAAAGGACGTCATCCGCATCACGGGTCTGAGCCGCTCCACCATCTATGGTCGTCTCAACAAAACGAGCTCGCAGTACGACCCTACCTTCCCCAAGCCTTTCCCTCTCTATGGCGGCACTCAACTCCGTGGCGCCAAGGGCTGGCGTCTGCATGACGTCGATGCGTGGCTGAACGCCCAATCGGCAAAGCAGTAAGGAGTTAGCGATGTTCAATAACTCACTTCCCGTCACTGACAGCTACCCCGCGCATCAATTGCCGCCACTCATTTTGGACGCGGTGAATGATGTGCGCCGCCTGACCCAAGCCTCCACCCCATTGATCGCAGCCTCTGCGCTTTGCGCTATGGCAACGGCATGCCAGGGCTTAGCTGATGTGAAACGCCCTAGCCTTCCCGGGGTCACGCCAATCTCCCTGTACTTTCTCACTCTCGCCGACTCGGGAGAGCGCAAGACTGCTGCCGATGGATTCTTTTTCGAGCCCATCCGGCGCTTGGAAAAAACCATGCGACAGCAGTACACCGAGGGTTCGGCCAATTTCGAATTGGATGAAAAAATCCGGCTCGCAAAAGTCCGAGGCTTGACACAGCGGCTGGAAAAAAATGCTAAGGCTGGCCGTGACAACACAGCCACGGAAGAAGAGCTGAGCCAGCTCACGCGAGCTGCTCCCCTGCTCCCCGCCCGTATGCGCTTCATGCTGTCCGACATCACCCAGGCGGCACTGTACTCGGAGCTGAGCGTCAACCCCTGCACGGCAGTTCTCCATTCGAACGAAGCGGCTGATTTGATCAAAGGCCGCACCATGAGCAACCTTCCCGTGTTCAACCGAGCCTGGGATGGTCAAACACTCGAGATGGACCGCAAGGATCCGGCCGCCAGCCAATGGGTCGAAGGCGCGCGCCTGAGCTCGGGCCTTGCTGTACAGCCCCATGCTTTGAAATTCCTTTGCGGCAAGAACCGTAACTACGCACGCGAAGTCGGCTATCTTGCTCGTACTCTCGTCGCCTTCCCCAAATCCACGGCAGGTCAGCGGTTTGTCGACGGGAGTGACAACAGCGATTCGTTGCCATCGGGTATTTTGACTTTCCAATCCCAAGTTCATCAGCTTCTGTTGAAAGCCGTTGAGCGCCATCGCAATGGCGAGGCCCGGCGTGTTCTGACTTTTGAACCTCAGGCAAAGCACCGTTGGGTGACTTTCCTCAATCAAATCGAGAAACTCCTTGATCCGCAATTCGGTCGCCTGTCCCCCATCAAGGACTTTGCCTCCAAAGCGGCGGAGCACGCAGCGCGCATGGCCGCCATTTTCGAAATGGCACAAGGCGATGCACAAACCATTTCAGAAGACTCCGTACAGCGAGCCCTTGCCATCATCGTATGGTATCTGGATGAGTTTGATCGCCTGTTTGCGAAGTCCCCCGAGGAGAAGAACATCGGAAAACATGCCGAGAAGATTCTGGCATGGATGCACAGCAAGAGCCCTTTCACCGGATTCGGCACCCGGAGAACCTTCACCCGTCGTGAAATCCAACAATCCGGCCCTCGCCCCCGTGACCCTGAATCTGTCGGCTTGGTATTGCAGTACCTTTTGACTCATGGACATATCCAGTTAGTTTTTGGCAGCGATAAAGAATTCCAATTGAGCAACACCAACAATACCTTGTCCAACTTGGAAAGCATAAATCACTCCAAGGAATTTACCAATAACCGAGGTCTCCTTAGCTCTGACACTACGGGCACCTTCAAACGTTCTCTCATTTAGCGATTTAACTTATTCAAGCAATTTATACAATCAATACAACCAAACCAACAGAAAGCTGGTCATTAATCACTCTATTTAATACAAGAAAAACATGGATTGTATATTATTGGTATTAATATTACTTAAAGATATATTAATAAATAGCCAGCATAGGCACCTATCAATATACACCTCCTTAGAGTGATAAATCACTATTCAACAAACCAATAACTACATATCAACCAATCATCGCGAACAATACAAAGCCGCACACTATTCAGAATGATTTAAATGCAAAAATCGCATACTCATCTTTCAGCACTCATTCAGGTGAGAACTTGCATGAAAGGGATTCAACATGAAATAAAGAGCACGGAGTGGAAAAAGGCTCTCACCAAGAAGAGCCTTCAAAAGCAACTTGCTCAAGTGTGTGGCTTGATGTCACCTTATGCCCACGCGCCAGTCCTGCGCAAGCTGATTGAGAGCAAGGACCCCTGGCTTTGGCTGGCAGGCCATTGTTTTATTGGCATTGACCCTTCCAACCATGAAGGGCAATTCAATGCGTTGTTTAGTGAGGATCAACACCCAGACAACTACATCGATCAGGCTCAATTCCTTGAGAGCCTAGATCAATGGGTGAAATCATCTGCTTTTCAGAAGATCTATAAAAACTATGTTCGCCAGGAGCAACAACTGGAGCATTCTCTTCTCAAGCACATCAAAGACTTGAACAAGATTTACTCCAAGTTGATGGTCATTCGACTCGACCTCTCCTACGGAGAGATTTATACCGATGACTGGGAGCCAGAGCTCAGAGTATTGAATGATTGGGAGTTATTTCATGCTTATACAGCCAATAGCTTCAAGGATAGCTTTATTGGCTACGCATCCAAGTTTGAGTACGGAGCTGACAAAGGCATCCATATTCATACGCTTCTGTTCTTTGATGGCTCTGCTGTTCGACAGGATGTGACCATAGCCAAGCATTTGGGTGAGCACTGGAAAAACATCATCACCCAGGGTGCTGGGATCTACTTCAATGCGAACACGCTGGAGTACAAGGTGCGTATGAAGCACTGTGCGGTGGGTGTTTTCAAGAGGAATGATCCGGATTTCCTGGTAGGTGCCAAGGAGATCGCCAAGTATTTCGCGAAGAAGGATCCCATCGTGCGCCTGGCAGTGCCTGGATTGACACAAACATTGCGCAGGTCATCGCTCACGCTTCAGCAGAAAGCAATGCTGGAGAAGTGGCTTGCCAGCGAGGAACGAGACGCCATGAAGTCGTCCGGCTAGAGACTATCCGTTCTACGGATACTTGGGTTCGATCAATGCCGGCTTTGCAGCGACTGCTGCCCTTCGGTCGCAGCAGTTGGCGGCACCTTGTTGGCCTCTGTCCCGTCGTTGCTCCATCCGCTCAACGCCTGAACGAACGCCCGGTCCGAGAGGTGCTGCCGTCATTCGTGGCAACATGACTCCCTCCGGGGATTGACCCTGTAGATGACTGCTGCCGACAACGGAGGGCTCACGCTACCGACCCGTTGCCGTCATGCGACGAGCTGTGATCAACGACTGGTTGGCAACGGACGCTATCTGTCGTAGTGAATTTCTGAATTCATAGTAGTGACGTACAACCTCCCTCCAGCTATCAGAAGCTTGACTTCCCTTGCGCGGCGGCTTTTCAGGATGAGCATGCTTCTGCCTCCTGATGCCTGACCGCTTCGCCGTCAAGGTAGACACGCCACGAATGAGCGTTCCTCAGCAGATATAACGGGAGTCTTGAGGTCGTGGGGCTGTCAGAGCAGACTCAATTAGGGAAATGCCCATTTAGGCAGGCTGCATCGGCCCAGCGACAATCGAACGTTGTCAGCAACCAGAACAGTCATGCCCCTCGTGATCACTGAAGCAGCCTTCCATCGAGTCATCCAAAGGGAGAAGACTCAGGGCAATGAGTTGGTCACGGTCAAGCGGCGAGCAAAGGGGCTGCCAGATGCTGAAGTCTTACGACATCTGTACGCAAGGCTCGTGACGATGTACGTTCAACCCCAAGATCAGTTCTGCGCTGGCCATGGATCCCAGCGCCACGCAATAGCCATTGGTCTTTTCGAATAAGTTGAGGGTAATCTGACAGCGAGCTCAAGATGACCACCATTAACTACAATCTATTCTTTGCTACGTCGGCCTTTGTTTCAGGGCTTGTACTGATTCCTCTGCTTCTGTCGAATCATATTCGTCAGATTGGCATCAACAGAATTGGTCTTTACACACTGGGATTTTTTATCGCCACTTTGGCTGTGTGTTTGTATGCCGGATGGTTTAATAACAACCCAACAATCTACTCCTATTCATCCATTGGGAATCATCTATTGACGCTGGGTGTGGCTGTGCAAACGCTTGGCATTAGAAAATTCTACAGTCAGCCCTTGATGCGGTATTTAATTATACCTTGCACTGTGATCTCTGAGGTTTTGGTTTTTTGGTTCATGTGGGGAAATCCAAATTATCCATATCGGCTGATGAGCTTTACCTCTTTTTTATTTGTTTTTGTATTCATTCAATTCATTACTGTCATTCGATACGGCGATAAGTCTTTCATTAATCGCCTGCTCTCGACTTCACTGGCCATCGAATGCTTGGTCTACTTGATCCGCTTCACAACCTTGTTCATCCCTGATCTGGTGCCTACCGGCCCCACAGGATCTTCTTACATTCAAATCGCTTACGTTTTTGTCTTTTCTGCAGTCATGCCCATTACCGCCATCTGTTTGATGATCAATGGGAATTATTTATTGCAGCAAAAATCGCTGGCCGAT contains:
- a CDS encoding aminotransferase-like domain-containing protein, translated to MARNNTRIHAVMHEIQSRIAARIYVPGTRLPSVRSQAQVMGLSVSTIVEAYERLMAEGVVTSRPGSGFYVEGPAAPLALTEIGPKLDRAVDPLWVSRQTLEAGAAMLRPGCGWLPPNWLYESGMRRALRTLARADTLELSEYASPQGQLPLRQLLSRRMLAHDIEAPPQQIMLAESGTQAIDLICRFLLEPGDTVLVDDPCYFNFHALLKAHRVHVVGVAYTPQGPDIEKFEAALQAHAPRLYITNSGIHNPTGATLSAVTAHRLLKLAERAGLIIIEDDIFADFEDSPAPRLAALDGLARVIHIGSFSKTLSASLRCGFVAARPDWIDSLVDLKIATSFAGGRLAADVTHIALTDSGYRKHMDTLRTHLAQAMHATRSQLAKLGIEPWHIPKAGMFIWCRLPDGVDSAALARRCLQEQVVLAPGNAFSPSQNAGSFLRFNVAQSTDERVFSVLARALHEEQATASRQ
- a CDS encoding D-amino acid dehydrogenase; the protein is MKTIAVIGGGITGVTTAYALAKRGFSVTLFEKQRYAAMETSFANGGQLSASNAEVWNHTSTILKGLRWMLKSDAPLLINPKPSWHKLSWFCEFLAAIPHYQRNTVETARLAIAAREHLFAWAAEEGIDFDLKQKGILHIYRNQAGFEHAGKVSRLLAQGGLERRAVTPQEMRAIEPTLSGSFYGGYFTESDSTGDIHKFTSGLAAACSRMGVNCLYGQQVLSVAANGGQASVTVQQADGPVTTAFDGIVVCAGTASRALAASLGDRVNIYPVKGYSITVNLLDKDSQASAPLVSLLDDETKLVTSRLGDDRFRVAGTAEFNGYNKDIRADRIRPLIDWVQACFPGVSTRSVVPWAGLRPMMPNMLPRVGRGKKPCVFYNTGHGHLGWTLSAVTATMIGDIVQQTLDKSPIVSRPVALTQAGI
- a CDS encoding tyrosine-type recombinase/integrase, which translates into the protein MPKIAKQLSDRAVAALKTEGRHAVGGVAGLHLRISAGHRGWVLRVKVGDARKDIGLGAYPIVGLAEARERAWKVHESIREGRDPVAPRRQQRQALLAQASTEKTFRWCTEEFLKAKSSEWKNAKHRQQWENTLENYAMPYLGKLSVSLIDLPHVLTCLEPIWSTKNETASRLRGRIESILDWATVRKYRAGDNPARWKGHLDKVLAAPSKIQKVEHHRALAVDDMPPFIATLRTHPGIAARALEFAILTAARSGEVRGAIWGEVDFKNAIWTIPAERMKAGAEHRVPLSTSALKLLQSLPRVADLELLFPGTKGQVLSDMTMTAVMRRMNVAAVPHGFRSTFRDWAGEKTNFPRELAEQALAHTLESKVEAAYRRGDALDKRRGMMNSWADFIEGKQPPTA
- a CDS encoding helix-turn-helix transcriptional regulator; translated protein: MQSPNHTEFAPNAACRLKDVIRITGLSRSTIYGRLNKTSSQYDPTFPKPFPLYGGTQLRGAKGWRLHDVDAWLNAQSAKQ
- a CDS encoding YfjI family protein — translated: MFNNSLPVTDSYPAHQLPPLILDAVNDVRRLTQASTPLIAASALCAMATACQGLADVKRPSLPGVTPISLYFLTLADSGERKTAADGFFFEPIRRLEKTMRQQYTEGSANFELDEKIRLAKVRGLTQRLEKNAKAGRDNTATEEELSQLTRAAPLLPARMRFMLSDITQAALYSELSVNPCTAVLHSNEAADLIKGRTMSNLPVFNRAWDGQTLEMDRKDPAASQWVEGARLSSGLAVQPHALKFLCGKNRNYAREVGYLARTLVAFPKSTAGQRFVDGSDNSDSLPSGILTFQSQVHQLLLKAVERHRNGEARRVLTFEPQAKHRWVTFLNQIEKLLDPQFGRLSPIKDFASKAAEHAARMAAIFEMAQGDAQTISEDSVQRALAIIVWYLDEFDRLFAKSPEEKNIGKHAEKILAWMHSKSPFTGFGTRRTFTRREIQQSGPRPRDPESVGLVLQYLLTHGHIQLVFGSDKEFQLSNTNNTLSNLESINHSKEFTNNRGLLSSDTTGTFKRSLI
- a CDS encoding YagK/YfjJ domain-containing protein; the encoded protein is MKGIQHEIKSTEWKKALTKKSLQKQLAQVCGLMSPYAHAPVLRKLIESKDPWLWLAGHCFIGIDPSNHEGQFNALFSEDQHPDNYIDQAQFLESLDQWVKSSAFQKIYKNYVRQEQQLEHSLLKHIKDLNKIYSKLMVIRLDLSYGEIYTDDWEPELRVLNDWELFHAYTANSFKDSFIGYASKFEYGADKGIHIHTLLFFDGSAVRQDVTIAKHLGEHWKNIITQGAGIYFNANTLEYKVRMKHCAVGVFKRNDPDFLVGAKEIAKYFAKKDPIVRLAVPGLTQTLRRSSLTLQQKAMLEKWLASEERDAMKSSG